The DNA window GCAGGGTGCCCGCGCCGAGGCACTCAAGCTGATCGCCACCGTCGAGGACGATCTCAAGCGCGGTGCAGCCAAACTCAAACTTCCGAGCCAGACATGAACGAGCATCCGAGCGGTTTCGACCACGATTATCTTGCCGAGGCGGCGACGCTGCTGGCGCATGACGAACCGTTCCCCGGCGGCGCGGTGGTGCCGCCGATCTACCAGACCTCGCTGTTCACCTTCGCCAATTATGCCGAGATGGCCGACACCTTTGCCGGCAAGCGAAGGCAGCCGATCTATTCGCGCGGCGACAATCCGACGGTAATGGAATTCGAGGCGCGCGTCGCTGCCCTCGAGGGCGCCGAGGCCGCGCGCGGCTTTTCCAGCGGCATGGCGGCGATCAGCGCCACGGTGCTTGCCTTTGTCGGGGCGGGCGAGCGCATCGTGGCCGTGCGGAACTGCTACGGCGATGCCTATCGGCTGTTCGAGCGGCTTTTGCCGCGGCTCAACATCAAGGTCGATTATGTCGACGGCTCCGATCCCGATGCGGTGGCGGCGGCACTTCCCGGCGCCAAGCTGCTCTATCTGGAAAGCCCGACCTCGATGATGTTCGAGCTGCAGGACCTGCCGCATCTGACCCGGCTGGCAAAGGAGCAGGGCATAATCACCACCATCGACAACTCCTGGGCGACGCCGGTTTTCCAGAAGCCGATCACACATGGCGTCGACCTGGTGCTGCATTCAGCGTCGAAATATCTCGGCGGCCACAGCGACACCGTTGCCGGCGTGGTGGCCGGTTCCGCGGCGCATATCAAGCACATCAACGAACAGACCTATTCCTATCTCGGCGGCAAGCTGTAGCCGTTCGAAGCATGGCTGCTGCTGCGCGGCCTGCGCACGCTGCCGCTGCGCCTCCCGCACCATATGAAGAGCGGGCTCACCATCGCCGAGCGGCTGAAGGCGCATGCCAATGTCGAGCGCGTCAACCATCCCGTCTATTCGAACCATCCGGGCAAGGCGACGCTGGCAGGCTATGCCGGTCTGTTCTCCTTCGAGGTGACGGACGATATCGACATCCCGGTCTTCGTCGATGCGCTGAAATTTTTCCGCATCGGCGTCAGCTGGGGCGGGCATGAAAGCCTTGTCGTGCCGGCCAAGGCGTCGCTGGAGCAGACGCCGGGACTGAATTCGATGGCGCGCTTCGGCGTCAGCCCCCGAACCATCCGCTTCAATGTCGGATTGGAAAGTGTCGAAGACCTCTGGGCCGACGTCGCCCAGGCCTTCGAAAAAGCCAGAAAATAACAAGCGGGTTCAAAATGGGAGTCTTGAACATGAAAAAACTGACCATCATGCTTGCCACCGTTGCAGGGTTGGCGATTTCCGCCGGGAGCGCGCTGGCCGATTCGACCCTGAAGATGGTCGAAGTCATCACCAGCCCGCCGCGCACCGAATTCCTGAAAAAGCAGATCGCCGAGTTCGAAGCGGCCAATTCCGGCATCAAGGTCGAGCTGATCTCGCTGCCCTGGGGGCAGGCCTTCGAAAAATTCCTGACCATGGTGCAGGCCGGCGATACGCCCGACGTGGTCGAGATGCCGGAACGCTGGATGGGTCTCTATGCCAACAATGCCCAGCTCGAGGACCTCGGCCCCTACATGGCCAAATGGGACGACGCCAAGACGCTCGGCGACCGCGCCAAGCAGTTCGGCTCGACGGTCAACAACACGCAGTTCATGATCCCCTACGGCTACTATGTGAACGCGCTGTTCTGGAACAAGAAGCTGTTCAAGGAAGCCGGCCTCGACGGTCCGCCGGCCACGCTCGACGAGTTCGTCGCCGATTCCAAGAAAATCTCCGCCATCCCGGGCAAGTATGGCTACTGCCTGCGCGGCGGGCCGGGCGCCTTCAACGGCATGCACATGTTCATGAACATCGCCGCCGGCAAGGGCGGCTACTTCAACGAGGACGGCACCTCGACCATCAATGAGGAGGGCTCGGTCAAGGGCTTGCAGATGCTGGCCGACATGTACAAGGACGGGCTGGCGCCCAAGGATGCGGTGAGCTGGGGCTTCAACGAAACCGTCACCGGCTTCTATTCCGGCACCTGCGCCATGTTGAACCAGGACCCGGACGCGCTGCTCGGCATCGCCGACAAGATGAGCGCCGATGACTTCGCCGTCGCGCCCCTGCCGACCGGCCCGAGCGGCAAGTCGTATCCGACGCTCGGCTATGCCGGTTGGGCGATGTTCGCCAACTCGCAGCACAAGGACGACGCCTGGAAGCTGATGGCAACACTGCTTTCGCCCAAGGACAATCTGGCATGGGCCAAGGAAGTCGGCGTCGTCCCGATCCACAACGGCGCCGACCAGGATCCCCATTTCAAGACCGAGCAGTTCAAGGGCTGGTTCACGGAACTGAGCGACAGCTCCAAATATGAAATGGTGACGCCGCCGACTCATCTGGAAAATCTCGGCAACTTCGTCGATCAGGTCGCGATCAAGAATTTTCAGGAAGTGCTGCTTGGCCAGAAGACCGCCAAGGACGTCGCGGACCAATGGGCTGCCTTCCTGACCAAGGAGCAGCAGGACTGGCTGGCGAAGAACAAGAAGTAAGCGCAGCGCTTCTTTCCTTCTCCCCGTTTACGGGGAGAAGGTGGCCCGAAAGGGCCGGATGAGGGGCGGCGCCTTGTCTCGACAGGCTCACGCTGCACCTCATCCGCCTGCCGGTATCTTCTCCCCGTATAGCGACGGGGAGAAGGACGCTATACCAACGCCGCTCCAGGGAGCCGTTCCTCAACCCATGACCTATGCCGTGTCCGAAATGCGACCCGCGGGCCAGTCGCGAAAGAAGCGGCTTACCTACGCAAATGTCGAGCCATGGCTCTATCTCAGCCCGGCGATCATCCTGCTGGTCGTGGTGCTGTTGGTGCCGCTGATCATCGGCATCAGCTACTCCTTCCGCAAATTCTCGGCCTTCAAGTCGGTATATGTCGGGCTCGGCCAGTACCAGGCGATGCTGTCGGATCATGTTCTGGGGCAAGCCCTGATCAACACGCTGTGGTGGACGGTCGCCAGCCTGTTCTTCCAATTCTTCCTCGGCCTTGGCCTGGCGCTGCTGCTCGACAAACCGTTCTGGGGCCGCAAGGTGGTGCAGGCTCTGGTGTTCCTGCCCTGGGCGGTTCCGTCCTTCCTGTCCGGGTTGACCTGGGCCTGGCTGTTCAACCCCATCATCGGGCCGCTGCCGCACTGGTTGTACGCGCTCGGGTTAAAGGCTGAGCCGACCAATGTGCTCTCCGATCCCGCCACGGCGATGTGGGGACCGATCGTCGCCAATGTCTGGTTCGGCATTCCGTTCTTCGCCATCACGCTTCTGGCGGCGCTGAAGTCTATCCCGTCCGAAATGCACGAGGCGGCGGCGATCGACGGCGCTTCGCCCTGGCAGCGCTTCACCAAGGTGACACTGCCATTCCTCGCACCGACCATCGCCATCACGGTGATGCTGCGCACCCTCTGGATCGCCACCTTCGCCGACCTGATCTTCGTCATGACCGAGGGCGGGCCTGCTGGTTCGACCAATACGGTGCCGGTCTATATCTATGTCAGCGCCTTCAAGTCACTGGACAAGGGCTATGCCTCGGCGGTGGCCGTGTTGCTGCTCGTGCTGTTGATCGCCTATGCGATCGCGCTGATCGCCATCCGCCGCTCCCTTGTGAGGCACGTCTGATGATCGCGGGACGCTCTGCTTCACAACGGTTCCTAGGCGGTATCGGCCTCTACGCGGCGATCGCCGCCTATGTGATCTTCGCCCTGTTCCCAATCTACTGGACGCTGAAGATCTCGGTGACGCCGGAGCGGCTGCTCTATTCCGAAGGCATCACCTTCTGGCCGTCGCGCACGACGTTGCAGAATTTCGTCACCGTGCTCGAGGCCACCGATTTCCCGCGCTATTTCCTCAACAGCGTCATCGTCTCCGTGTCGACGGCGGCATTGGTGACGGTGATCGCCACGCTCGCCGGTTACGCCATGTCGCGTTTCACCTTTCGCGGCAAGGCGGTGCTGGCGCTGATGCTGCTTTTGACCCAGACTTTTCCGCTGGTGATGGTCATTCCGCCGATCTACCGCGTCATGGGCCAGATCGGCCTGATCAACAGCCTGACCGGGCTGATAATCATCTACACCGCCTTCAACACCGCCTTCGCCACCTTCCTGATGCAATCCTTCTTCGACGGCATCCCGAAGGATCTGGAAGAGGCGGCGATGATCGATGGTTGTACGCGTGCCCAGGCAATGCGCCGGGTGATCGTGCCGCTGACGCTGCCCGGCATGGGCGCCACGCTCGGCTTTGTCTTCACCGCCGCCTGGAGCGAGCTCCTGTTCGCGCTCATGCTGATCTCCAGCGACGACCAGAAGACCTTCGCCGTCGGCCTGCTCACCTTCATCGGCAAATTCGCCGTCGACTGGGGGCAGATGATGGCGGCGTCGATCCTGGCCCTGATCCCGGTCTGCATCTTCTTCGCTTTCCTGCAACGCTATCTCGTCACCGGCCTGACCGCCGGCGCCGTCAAAGGATAGACCGATGGCCTCTGTCACGCTCGAAAAGGTTCGCAAGGATTACGGCGCCGTCCGTGTCCTGCATGCGGTCGACCTTCAAATCGCCGACGGCGAATTCGTCGTCCTGGTCGGTCCGTCCGGCTGCGGGAAATCGACGCTGCTGCGCATGATCGCCGGGCTGGAGGAAGCCTCCGGTGGCGAGATCCGCATCGGCGAGCGTTTGGTCAACGACGTGGCGCCCAAGGACCGCGACATCGCCATGGTCTTCCAGTCCTATGCGCTTTATCCGCACATGGATGTGGCGAAGAACATGGGCTTCAGCCTGATGCTGCGCAAGGCCGAGAAGCCGGCGATCGATGCCAGGGTGGATGGCGCGGCCAAGCGGCTGGGCCTGGACGCCTACCTTCAGCGCCTGCCGCGGCAGTTGTCCGGCGGCCAGCGCCAGCGCGTCGCCATGGGCCGCGCCATCGTGCGTGATCCCAAGGTCTTCCTGTTCGATGAGCCGCTGTCCAACCTCGATGCCAAGCTGCGCGTCCATATGCGGGCCGAGATCAAGGCGCTGCACCAGCAATTGAAGACCACCTCGGTCTATGTCACGCACGACCAGATCGAGGCCATGACCATGGCCGACCGTATCGTCGTCATGCATGACGGGCTGATCCAGCAGGTTGGCGCGCCGCTCGATCTCTATGACCATCCGGCCAACATGTTCGTTGCCGGTTTCATCGGCTCGCCAGGCATGAATTTCCTGCCGGCGACGGTGCGCAAGGGCGAGGCATCGGAAGCGGTGCTGGCCGATGGCCAGGCGCTGAAACTGCCGGATGGCCTGCCGCTCGGCGACGGCGATGCCATTACCGTCGGCCTGCGGCCCGAGCATATCCGGTTGGCCGATGACGGCGCGCTACAGGGCGAGGTGGGGGTCGTGGAGCCGCTCGGCCTCTCGACACAGTTCTACGTCGCGCTGGCCGGCCAGCAGCTTTGCGTCTTTGCCATGGGCCGCGCCGGCGTCAAGCCCGGCGACACGGTGCGGTTGGCGGCCGATCCGGCGTCGCTGCATGTGTTCGATCCGAAAAGCGGCGACCGCATCGGCTGAAGGAAATTCAGCGGGGTTGAGGGAGCGAGCCCGAGCCTCTGCCTTCGCAAACAAAAACGCCGCCCGATGGGCGGCGTTTTTGTTTGCAAGGGGAAAACCCAGATTACTTGATCTTGGTTTCCTTGAATTCGACGTGCTTCTTGGCGACCGGATCGTACTTGCGGAACGACAGCTTGTCGGTCTTGGTACGGCTGTTCTTGCTGGTCACGTAGAAGAAACCGGTGTCGGCGGTCGACAGAAGCTTGATCTTGATGTTTGCGGCTTTGGCCATGGTATCAGTCCGTTTGTTCGTGGAGTTTTGGCCGCTGGAGCACGGGGAAAACACCCGGACGCGGGAAACTTGGCGCGACACATAAAGAACGTGCCTGGAAAGTCAAGCCCGGCGGACCTGATGTGGCTCGTCCGGGTAGCCCATTACGCGTAAATCAGACGTTTTCCGTCTCCGGCACGCCAACCTTCTTCCAGTCTCCGGTCGTGTTCCACCAACGATTCGGATTGGCGCGGTCATCCAGCCCCTTGGACCGGCTGGCGAGGATCGGCTGGAGGCGGATCACCGGCTCCTGATAGGAATGGGCCTGGAAAATCGCCTCGACGACGCGGCTTGCCAGCGCCTGGTCATCAGGCAGTTCGAATGAAACCTCGACCGTGCCCGGGCGGCGGCGCAATTCGATTTCGGCGCCGGCCGCGGCCCCTTCAAGCGGCCTGTAGTGCTCGATGCCGTGTCCCGACTGATAGGCGTTGCGGTCGTATTTGCCCATGGCCAGCGGTGCGATCGCCACGACCGCGTCCATGATGCGGTCGACATCCGCGGCAGGCGCCTGGAAGGTCACAAGCAGCAGGAGCGTCATTCGCAATGATGTGGTTTCAAAGCCGCTGTCGATCATGGGAGTGTCCTCAACTTCCGTTTTTGGGGGACACTCTTTTAACCCGACGCTGCTGACACGGTTCTGTCAGCAGCGGTCGCCGTCTCAAAGGGTCAAAGGAGAATCTTGCGGACGAGCCTGACGCCAACCAGCGCCATGTAGGCGCCAAAGAACAGGCCGAGCGACCAGCCGAAACCGGACGGACCGAACGCGTCCATGCCGATGCCGATCGCCTGCGGGCCAAGCACCATGCCGACACCATAGCAGAGCACGAAGGCGGCGTTGGCGGATGCCAGTTCATGGCCGGAAAGCTGCGAGCCGAGGTGGGCAAGGCCGATCGTGTACATGGCGGCGACAACGCCGCCCCAGACGAAGAGAAGGGCGGCCATCAGGTGCCAATTCTGGGCGAAGAAGGGCATGAAGACCGTGCCGGCAAGGCCGACGGTGGCGCAGGCGAGCAGCAGATAGCGGCGGTCGCTGACCCGGTCGCTGATCATGCCGATCGGGATCTGCAGCAGCACATTGCCGAGACCGATCATGGTCAGCAGCAATGCTGCGTCGGCTTCCGAATAGCCGATGCGGTTGCCGTAGATCGGAAACAGCGCGAAGCCGCCGGTTTCGACCGCGCCGAACACCAGTACGGCGGCGGTCGCCGATGGCACCAGCCAGATGTAGCGAAGGAAGTTGCTGGTTTCGCCATCGGCAACGATGGAGGGGCTTTCATTGCGCGCGGCCAGCACCGGTATCGAGGCCAGCGTGACCAGTACGATGATGACGCCGAACGGCCTGAAGCCGGAGCTCCCAAGATGCGCGAACAGCCACGGTCCGGCGGCAAAGCCGAGCGACAGGACGGTGGCGTAGATGCCAAGCACGAGGCCGCGCCGGTGCGGCGGTGCCGACGTGCTGATCCAGAATTCCGACAGGATGAACAGCACCGTCAATGCGATATGCAGCACGATACGCAGCGGAAACCACATCCAGAAGTCGGGCGCGAAATGGAAGCCGACGAAGGCGAGGGCGCCGGCGGCAATCATCCCGATCATGGTCCAGGCGACGCCGAAGCGCATGGCGAGCGGTGTGGCCAACGGCGCACCGGCGATCGAGGCCAGGCCGGCGACGGCGGTGTTGAGGCCGATCATCGAAGCCGAGTGGCCCCGCGTTTCCAGGATGACGCTGAGCAGGGGCATGCCGAGGCCGATGGCTATGCCGACGACGCTGATCGACGAGATCGCCGCCACCATCGGCAGCCAGTGTACGCGTTCGTCGCCCTTGGGTTGGGTATCGACCGTCATGGGATGCTGAATACTCTGTCTCTTTGATCTTACGCAATTCCGGGCGGAAAACCGCGTCTCACTTTTCCTGGAATTGCCCTACAGAAGTTCGCGGGTGAAGCGGTTGCGCACAAGCCGGTAGAAGGGGACGGGACCGCCCGGTCGCAGCAGCGGATCATGGGCGAGGCGCTTTTCCAGCTCGTCCAGGATCATTCGGGTGATGTCGGGTATGTCGGCTTCCCGGGCCTTGGCGAGCGGCAGCCAGACCAGTTCCTCGAGTTCGTTGGTCGGCCCTCCGCCGGGCAATTCGACGGCGACATCGTTGCGCCAGGCGCTGAAGAAACGGGTGTCGAAGCGGCGTATCCGGTTGGGTGGGGTGATGGCGCGAGCGATGAAACGCAGCGTTTCCAGTGACGGTCTTACGCCGTGTTCGACAAAACCCTGCCAGTCACGCTTGTCGGTGGCAAAGGCGGCCTTCTGGCCTATCAGCAGTCCGGCTTCCTCATAGGTTTCGCGGATCGCGGACAATGCGACAGCCCGGGCTCGCGCGGCACTGGTGCGGCCGGGGCCAGCAAGCAGCTTTGCTTCCTCATCGCGGTGCAATGCGGTGGCGGTGGCGACGCGGCTGTCCGCCGGATCGGTGCGGCCGCCGGGAAACACGAACTTGCCGGGCATAAACGCGTGGCCGGCGTGACGCCGGCCCATGAGCACCAGCACCTCATCGCCCTTGCGGTCGAGCAGGATCAGCGTCGCGGCGTCACGCGGGCGCAGGGGCCTGCCGCTATGTGCGGCAAGACCCTTGTCGAGCTTGTCGACGTCCACCTTGGTCATTGCTTCCATGCGCAGGGACCTAGCGGAAACTTCTGGCAAGCGAAAGTGGCCTTTCACGGTCGGTATGTTGCGCCAGCCAGAGCTCTAGGCTCCCGGATGAGGCTCAATCCCATCCTTTTCGCCGCCGAAGCCGTGCATATAGAACGCCCATTGCAATCCGATGACGGCGCCTTTGACAGGCTGCAGCAGCGCCACCGACAGCAAGATGGTCAGGGGCACCCAGATGAGGATGTGCTGCCAGGTCGACAAGGTCGACGTCGCTTCCACGCCCATGAAGGCACCGAGAACAATGTGGCCGACGATGACGATGACCAGATAGGCCGGCAGGTCGTCGGCGCGATGGTGATGGATCTCCTCGCCGCAGACGCCGCAGGTCTCGACGGTCTTGGTGAAGCCGCGAAACAGCTTGCCTTCGCCGCAGTTCGGGCAGCGCCCCAAAAAGCCACGCTTCATCGCCGTCCACAATGGACGGGCAACCCGGCCCGACTGATGTTGGCCGCCGAAAACCTGTTGTTCCATCATCGTCTCCTGCCGCGCGACCCCGGTCGCGATTGCGACGCACGGGCGCGGCCCTTAGCCTTGTGAAACGACCTGGTGGAGCCTGGCAGGGGCTTCGGGTCGGTCAACATCTCGAAACGCATCGCGCCGGCCATGGGTGCCACCTCGACCAGCCGAACCTCGACGCGGTCCGCGAGCTGGTAGCCTTTTCCCGAGCGTTCTCCGAACAGGGAGCGGGCCGTTTCGTCGTATATATAGTAATCGCCGCCCAGGGTTGAGACAGGGATGAAACCATCGGCGCCATATTGCGGCAATTGGACAAATAGTCCTGATTTGGTGACGCCGGAGATGCGGGCGTCGAAGCGCTCGTCAATGCGCTCGGCGAGATAGGCCGATATCAGCCGGTCGACCGTGTCACGCTCGGCCGCCATGGCGCGCCGTTCCGTGCCGGAGATCAGCACAGCGACATCCTCGAGCCGCGCCTCCTCGTCTTGCGTCAGCCCGCCAAGGCCGAGGCCGAGTGCGGCAATGAGTCCGCGATGCACGATCAGGTCGGCGTAGCGGCGGATCGGCGAGGTGAAATGTGCGTAGCGCCTGAGGTTGAGGCCGAAATGGCCGATATTTCCAGGTGAATATTCAGCCTGGCTCTGCGAGCGCAACACCACCTCGTTGACCAGCGCCTCGTTGTCGGCGCCATGCACGCGCTCGAGAATGCCGTTGAACTGGCTGGGCCGCATCTGCGCCCCGCGCGCCAGCGACAGGCCAAGCGTTGCCAAGAATTCGCGTAGCGATTCCTGCTTGGCGAGCGAAGGCGCGTCGTGGACACGGTAGACCAGCGCCTGCTTCTTCGCCTCCAGCGTCTCGGCGGCGGCGACATTGGCCTGGATCATGAATTCTTCGATCAGCTTGTGAGCATCGAGCCGTTCCGGCACGATGACGCGATCGACCGTGCCATCCGGCTTGAGCAGGATCTTGCGTTCCGGCAGGTCGAGTTCGAGCGGCTGGCGGCCGTCGCGACCTCGCTTGAGGATCGCATAGGCATCCCATAGCGGCTTCAGCACCGTGTCGAGGATCGGGCCGGTCTTGTCGTCCGGCGCGCCGTCGATCGCCGCCTGGGCCTGGGGGTAGGCGAGCTTTGCCGCGGACTTCATCATCACGCGGTGAAAGGAGTGCCTGATCTTGTGGCCGTCGGCGGAGAAGGTCATGCGCACCGCCAGCGCCGGCCGGTCCTGGCCTTCGCGCAGCGAACAGAGGTCGTTGGAAATGCGCTCGGGCAGCATCGGCACGACACGATCGGGAAAATACACCGAATTGCCACGCTTCAGCGCCTCGCGGTCGAGTGCCGTGCCGTAGCGGACATAGGCGGCAACGTCGGCGATCGCGACGGTGGCGATCACGCCGCCCGGATTCTTTTCGTCCAGGTCAGGCGTCGCGAAGACCGCATCATCATGGTCCTTGGCGTCCGCCGGATCGATGGTGACCAGCGGCAGGTCGCGCCAGTCCTCGCGATTGGCCATCGTCGCGGGCTTCACCGCCTCGGCCTCGGCGATGACGTCGGCCGGGAAGATGTGCGGAATGTCGTGGGCATGAATGGCGATCATCGAGACCGCCTTTTCGCTGGTCAGCGAGCCCAGCACGTTGAGCACCTTGGCACGGGGCAACCCGTAGCGGGAGGCCCGCGCGGGCTCGACCTCGACCAGGTCGCCGTTCCTGGCGCCGTTCTGGAATTCCTTGTCGACGATCAGCTCCGGCTGGCGCCGTTCCACCGGTTCGATGCGGAAGGTACCATCCTGCAGTACGCGGAAGACGCCGAGAACGGCATCGTTGCGCTTCTCGAAGATCTTCATCACCCGTCCGGTATAGGCGGGGCCTGACGGGTCATCGGTCGGGAAGGTCTTGGCCAGGACGCGGTCGCCGATGCCCGGTGCCGGTCCGTTGCCGCCGCGAGACACGCGGATCGATACGACGGGCGGTTCGCCCGTGCCCACGGACTCGGCCGGATGCGCCAGCAGGACGCCGTCGCCGTCGCGGCCAAAAATGTCGAGGACGGCGACATGGGGCAGCGCGCCGACGCGGGCCAGCCGCTTGCGCTCCTTGGTGAGCACGCCTTCATCCTGCATGTCGCGCAGAAGATCCTTCAGCCAGATGCGGTCGTCGCCGCGCAGCGCGAACGCCTTGGCGATGTCGCGTTTTCCAGCCCGGTCGGGATTTTCGGCGATGTAGCGCAGGATCTCGTCGCGCGATGGCTTGTAGTCGTCCTTGACCTTGGCCCTCGTGTCGGCGGTGCGCGGATCGCCGTGGCTTCTTCCGGTGATCCTGCGCGCCACGCTGTCCTACCCTTTTTTCTTCGCGGCCGGCTTCTTCGCAGCCGGCTTTTGGGCCGCTGTCTTCTTGGCCGCCGGTGCCTTGGCCGCTGCCGCCTTGCGGAACGGCTTCTTGCCGCCGCCGCCCTTGGCTTCCTTCTCGGCAATCAGCGCCAGCGCGTCTTCAATGGTGACCGATTGCGGATCCTTGCCCTTGGGCAGCGTGGCATTAACCTTGCCGAAATTGACGTAAGGCCCGTACTTGCCGTCGCGCACGACGATCTTGCCGCCGCCGTCCGGATGGTCGCCAAGTTCCTTCAGGGCCGCGGCCGTGCCGCCATTGCGGCCGCCCTTGCCCTTGGATTGCTTCTCGGCAATCACCGTGACGGCGCGGTTGAGGCCGATGGAGAACACGTCCTCGATGCTGTCGAGATTGGCGTAGGTGCCATCATGAAGGACGAACGGGCCGTAACGGCCGAGCCCCGCCGAGATCATCTTGCCGCTCTCGGGATGTTTTCCCACGTCGCGCGGCAGACCCAGAAGCGCGAGCGCCTTCTCATGGTCGATGGAGTCGGGCGTCCACCCCTTGGGCAGGCTCGAACGCTTGGCTTCCTTGCCGTCGCCGCGCTGGATATAGGGGCCGAAGCGGCCGGAGCGAAGGGTGATTTCCTCGGCCGTGTAAGGATCCTTGCCGAGCACCTTGGTGCCGTCCTCGCCGCCGCCATTCTCGCCGTTCGGATTGGCGGCGTCGCCGAGCTGGCGGGTGAATGAGCATTCGGGATAGTTCGAGCAGCCGACGAAGGCGCCGAACTTGCCGAGCTTCAGCGACAGATTGCCAGTGCCGCATTTCGGGCAAATGCGCGGGTTCGAGCCGTCCTCGCGGGCGGGAAACACCAGCGGCGCCAGTTCCTCGTTGAGCGCGTCGAGCACGTCGGTGACGCGCAGTTCCTTGATGTCGGCGACGGCGCCCGAAAAATCCTTCCAGAAATCGCGCAGCACGTCTTTCCAGGCGAGCTTGCCGTCGGAGATCTCGTCGAGCTTTTCCTCGAGCGAGGCGGTGAAGTCGTATTCGACATAGCGCTCGAAGAAACTTTCGAGGAAGGCGGACAACAGACGGCCCTTGGCCTGCGGCACCAGCCGACGCTTGTCGATCGTGACGTAGTCGCGGTCCTCGAGTGTCTTGAGAATTGCCGTGTAGGTCGACGGCCGGCCGATGCCGAGCTCTTCCAGCTTCTTGATGAGCGAGGCCTCGGAATAGCGCGGCGGCGGCTCGGTCGTGTGCTGGGTGGCGTTGATCGCCTGGCGGGCAAGCTGCTCGCCGGCGCGGATCTCCGGCAGACGACGGTTTTCCTCGTCTTCCGCGTCGTCGTCCTTCTGGTCGGTGTAGGCGGCAATGAAGCCGTCGAAGCGGACGACCGAACCGACGGCGCGAAGCTCGGCGGTACGGGCGCCGTTGACGGCCTCGATCTCGACGGTGGTGCGCTCGATCTCGGCCGGCTGCATCTGGCTGGCGATGGCGCGCTTCCAGATCAGCTCATAAAGCCGCAACTGGTCGGAATCGAGATACTGCCTGACGGATGCCGGGGTGCGCATGAAGTCGGTCGGGCGGATCGCTTCGTGCGCCTCCTGGGCGTTCTTGGCCTTGGCGGTGTACTGGCGCGGCTTCTCCGGCAGGTACTTTGGGCCGAATTCCTTGGCGATGGCGTCCCGGGCACCAGAGATCGCCTCGGGTGCCATCTGCACACCGTCGGTTCGCATATAGGTGATCAGGCCGGTGGTCTCGCCGCCGATCTCCATGCCTTCATAGAGGCGCTGTGCCACCTGCATGGTGCGCGTGGCCGAGAAACCGAGGCCCGACGAGGCGGCCTGCTGCAGCGTCGAGGTGGTGAAGGGCGGGCCGGGATTGCGCTTTGTCGGCTTGGCTTCGACGGACAGCGCCTTGAAGGTCGCGCCCTCGAGCATCGCCTTGATGTCGTCGGCCTGCGCCTTGTTGGCGATGTCGAGTTTTTGCAGCTTCTTGCGTTCGAAGGCGGTCAGCCGTGCTTCGAAATTCTCGTTGCGCGGTGTGCCGAGGATCGCGGCGATCTGCCAATATTCCTCGCGGATGAAGCGTTCGATCTCGGATTCGCGGTCGCAGACCAGACGCAGCGCGACCGACTGGACGCGGCCGGCGGAACGGGCGCCAGGCAGTTTGCGCCATAGAACCGGCGACAGAGTGAAGCCGACGAGATAGTCGAGCGCACGGCGGGCGAGATAGGCATCGACCAGCGGGCCATCGATCTGGCGCGGATTGGCCATGGCTTCCAGCACCGATGATTTGGTGATGGCGTTGAA is part of the Mesorhizobium loti genome and encodes:
- a CDS encoding ABC transporter ATP-binding protein; amino-acid sequence: MASVTLEKVRKDYGAVRVLHAVDLQIADGEFVVLVGPSGCGKSTLLRMIAGLEEASGGEIRIGERLVNDVAPKDRDIAMVFQSYALYPHMDVAKNMGFSLMLRKAEKPAIDARVDGAAKRLGLDAYLQRLPRQLSGGQRQRVAMGRAIVRDPKVFLFDEPLSNLDAKLRVHMRAEIKALHQQLKTTSVYVTHDQIEAMTMADRIVVMHDGLIQQVGAPLDLYDHPANMFVAGFIGSPGMNFLPATVRKGEASEAVLADGQALKLPDGLPLGDGDAITVGLRPEHIRLADDGALQGEVGVVEPLGLSTQFYVALAGQQLCVFAMGRAGVKPGDTVRLAADPASLHVFDPKSGDRIG
- the rpmG gene encoding 50S ribosomal protein L33, with protein sequence MAKAANIKIKLLSTADTGFFYVTSKNSRTKTDKLSFRKYDPVAKKHVEFKETKIK
- a CDS encoding carbohydrate ABC transporter permease, which translates into the protein MTYAVSEMRPAGQSRKKRLTYANVEPWLYLSPAIILLVVVLLVPLIIGISYSFRKFSAFKSVYVGLGQYQAMLSDHVLGQALINTLWWTVASLFFQFFLGLGLALLLDKPFWGRKVVQALVFLPWAVPSFLSGLTWAWLFNPIIGPLPHWLYALGLKAEPTNVLSDPATAMWGPIVANVWFGIPFFAITLLAALKSIPSEMHEAAAIDGASPWQRFTKVTLPFLAPTIAITVMLRTLWIATFADLIFVMTEGGPAGSTNTVPVYIYVSAFKSLDKGYASAVAVLLLVLLIAYAIALIAIRRSLVRHV
- a CDS encoding ABC transporter substrate-binding protein, which produces MKKLTIMLATVAGLAISAGSALADSTLKMVEVITSPPRTEFLKKQIAEFEAANSGIKVELISLPWGQAFEKFLTMVQAGDTPDVVEMPERWMGLYANNAQLEDLGPYMAKWDDAKTLGDRAKQFGSTVNNTQFMIPYGYYVNALFWNKKLFKEAGLDGPPATLDEFVADSKKISAIPGKYGYCLRGGPGAFNGMHMFMNIAAGKGGYFNEDGTSTINEEGSVKGLQMLADMYKDGLAPKDAVSWGFNETVTGFYSGTCAMLNQDPDALLGIADKMSADDFAVAPLPTGPSGKSYPTLGYAGWAMFANSQHKDDAWKLMATLLSPKDNLAWAKEVGVVPIHNGADQDPHFKTEQFKGWFTELSDSSKYEMVTPPTHLENLGNFVDQVAIKNFQEVLLGQKTAKDVADQWAAFLTKEQQDWLAKNKK
- a CDS encoding carbohydrate ABC transporter permease, giving the protein MIAGRSASQRFLGGIGLYAAIAAYVIFALFPIYWTLKISVTPERLLYSEGITFWPSRTTLQNFVTVLEATDFPRYFLNSVIVSVSTAALVTVIATLAGYAMSRFTFRGKAVLALMLLLTQTFPLVMVIPPIYRVMGQIGLINSLTGLIIIYTAFNTAFATFLMQSFFDGIPKDLEEAAMIDGCTRAQAMRRVIVPLTLPGMGATLGFVFTAAWSELLFALMLISSDDQKTFAVGLLTFIGKFAVDWGQMMAASILALIPVCIFFAFLQRYLVTGLTAGAVKG
- a CDS encoding MFS transporter; translated protein: MTVDTQPKGDERVHWLPMVAAISSISVVGIAIGLGMPLLSVILETRGHSASMIGLNTAVAGLASIAGAPLATPLAMRFGVAWTMIGMIAAGALAFVGFHFAPDFWMWFPLRIVLHIALTVLFILSEFWISTSAPPHRRGLVLGIYATVLSLGFAAGPWLFAHLGSSGFRPFGVIIVLVTLASIPVLAARNESPSIVADGETSNFLRYIWLVPSATAAVLVFGAVETGGFALFPIYGNRIGYSEADAALLLTMIGLGNVLLQIPIGMISDRVSDRRYLLLACATVGLAGTVFMPFFAQNWHLMAALLFVWGGVVAAMYTIGLAHLGSQLSGHELASANAAFVLCYGVGMVLGPQAIGIGMDAFGPSGFGWSLGLFFGAYMALVGVRLVRKILL